CGGTGACCTTGGAGCCGAACCGGTTGTACATCGAGGCGAACTCGATGCCGAGGTAGCCGCCGCCGATCACGGCGAGCCGCCCCGGCAGGGTCGTGGTCTTGATCAGGTCGACGTTGGTCACCAGCCGGGTGCTGTCCGCGAGGCCGGGGATGCCGGCGATCACCGGTTCCGATCCGGTGTTGATCAGGATCGTCTCGGCCGTCACGGTGATCCGGTCCGTGCTCGTGACGACGGTCAGGGTGTGCGGATCGGCGAACGAGGCCGTTCCGGTCAGCACGGTGATCGTGTCGGCGCCGTTGAGCGAGTCGTAGTTGCCGGCCCGGAACAGCGAGGTGAGTGCCTGCACCTGGCCGACCGCGTGTTCGAACCATTCCTGGGGCGAGTCGTCCGGCCGCCGCTGGCCCGAGTGATGGACCAGTGCCTTCGTCGGCACGCAACCGACGTTGGGGCAGGTTCCGCCGTACATCTGGTCCGACTTCTCGATCAGGACGACCCGCCGGCCGAGCCGGCCGAGTTCCGCCGCGACGGCCTTGCCGCCCTTACCGAATCCGATCACTGCGACATCCGCGCGCAAAATGTTGTCCACGGAGCTAGCCTGGTCGCTATCGGTGAACCTCAATAGCTGGTTATTGCTCCAGTTCCCCTCGCGAAAGTCTCAAATGGACGCCATCAGTCACCTGCTCCAGCAGGCACAGGTCCGGGCCGTGCTGGACAAGCGCTGCCTGCTCGCTGGTGCCACGGTGATGGAGGTGAAGGCCTACGGCGGCACCGAGGCCGCTTTCCACTTCCTGCTCGACGGCGAGTGCACACTCGAGGCCGGCGGCGAGCGCATCGCGCTGGTGGCGGGCGACGCCGTCCTGCTGCCGAGCAGCCCACCGCACAGGATCCGTACTACGGGTACCGGGACGCCGCAGGTCTCGATCGAGACCCGAGGCGCCGGCATCGACCTGATCCGGACCGACAACGACGACGCGGCCGTGATCGACCTGTTCTGTGGGCACTACAGCTTCGGTTCGGCCTCGGGCTCCCTGCTGCTGCGCAGTTTGCCCGATCCCTTGGTGGTGTCGTTCGGTGCTGACGACGCGGTCGATTCGATGACCGCGGTGATGCGGCAGGAAGCATTGGCCGACGGTCCCGGGACTACCGCGATCCTCTCGTCGATCGGTACTGCGTTGCTGGCGATGGTGCTGCGGCGGTCGCCCCGCGACGTCACCCGGGCTGCGCTCTGGACTGCGGTGGACAACCCACGGATCGCGGCCGTGATCGATGCCGTACTCCGTGAGCCGGGCGCGAGCTGGCCGGTCGAGAAGCTGGCCGGCATCGCCTCGATGTCGAGGGCAACGTTCCTGCGGCATTTCGTTCGGCAGACGGGGACCACCGTCGGAGCATTCGTCACCACTGTCCGGCTGATGACGGCGGCGGACCTGCTCACCGACGGCGATCTCACGGTCGCCTCGATCGCGGCGAGGGTGGGCTATCGCTCCGAGTCGGCCTTCACGCAGGTGTTCTCCCAGGCGCTCGGTACCACCCCCGGCCGATTCCGCCGGGACGGCCGCTGACCTTCTTACCCGCGGTGTTCGAGGCGGGTGCTGAGGACGGCGAAGGCGAGGGTGGCGAACGTGGTGAGAGCCGCGGGGACGAAGAAGACGTGGGGCAGGCCGATGGCGGCGACACCGAGGCCGCCGATGGCGCCGCCGATCGCGGAGCCGACAGGGATGGCGCTGAGGAAGACGCCCGACGCCGTGCCGACGCCTTCGGGGTACAGGTGCTGGGCGATCGAGACGCCGAGGGTGCCGACGCAGGCCCAGAGGCCGGCCGTCAGAGCCTGACCGAGGAACAGGATGCCGACCGAACCGCCGATCGCGTAGGCGAGGTTGCCGGCCAGGCCCATGGCGGCCCCGCCGGTCATCACCGTCAGCGATCCGAACCGGTCGGCCAGTGCGGCGACGAGCGGAAGCAGGAGCAGTTCCAGCAGCGGCTGGATGCCGATCACCGCGCCGCGCAGCGAGTCGGAGACGTGCAACTGTTCGGCCATGTAGATGGGCAGATAGCCGAACTTGATCGTGTCGCCGGTCATCGCCAGGATGCAGACGGCGGTGAAGACCAGCAGCGGCATCAGGTGGTCGACCGGCCGTTTGCCCGCAGGGCGCTCGATGACCGCCTGGTGGTGGAAACGGGCCACCCGTTGCCGCCCGAACGGGATCACCTGGGCGAAGACGCAGACGGCTGTTGCTACCAGCAACGAGCGGAGGCCGAAGACACCGCCGTACCAGCTGCCGAGGACCGGGCCGAGGATCCAGCCGATCGTGAAGGCCATCCGGATCGCCGCGACGACACGGTTGTCGGCTCTGGTCGGATGGCGGCTCAGCTCGTCGCGGCAGGCGGCGAAGAGCTGGGCCATCGCTCCGCCGCCGACGCTGAGCGCGACCGCGCTGATCACGAAGGGGAGCCACACCGATCGAGCGGCTGCCATGGCGAGCCAGCCGGCGGCACCGATCAGGGCGCAGAGCCGGAACCAGAGCAGCCGGTCGGGAGTGCGGTCCGACAGCCGCCCGATGAGGAAGCCCGCGAGCGGGGCGGCCAGGTTCGTCACGTAGTACAGGCCGGCCACGGGCAGCGGCGTCCCGAGTTCGCGGACCAGGAACAGGGTCAGCTGGGGCGTCGCGGCCGACATGCCGATCCCGGCGATCAGCAGGG
The Kribbella voronezhensis DNA segment above includes these coding regions:
- a CDS encoding cupin domain-containing protein — its product is MDAISHLLQQAQVRAVLDKRCLLAGATVMEVKAYGGTEAAFHFLLDGECTLEAGGERIALVAGDAVLLPSSPPHRIRTTGTGTPQVSIETRGAGIDLIRTDNDDAAVIDLFCGHYSFGSASGSLLLRSLPDPLVVSFGADDAVDSMTAVMRQEALADGPGTTAILSSIGTALLAMVLRRSPRDVTRAALWTAVDNPRIAAVIDAVLREPGASWPVEKLAGIASMSRATFLRHFVRQTGTTVGAFVTTVRLMTAADLLTDGDLTVASIAARVGYRSESAFTQVFSQALGTTPGRFRRDGR
- a CDS encoding MFS transporter, coding for MVLFAGSGNAVVAIIVLAVAALVQVAGELLQSPRRRHGGGRRIRFGDSSVRLMRMLMLDRSESAMGIVVRSRVYRSAFLSLLIAGIGMSAATPQLTLFLVRELGTPLPVAGLYYVTNLAAPLAGFLIGRLSDRTPDRLLWFRLCALIGAAGWLAMAAARSVWLPFVISAVALSVGGGAMAQLFAACRDELSRHPTRADNRVVAAIRMAFTIGWILGPVLGSWYGGVFGLRSLLVATAVCVFAQVIPFGRQRVARFHHQAVIERPAGKRPVDHLMPLLVFTAVCILAMTGDTIKFGYLPIYMAEQLHVSDSLRGAVIGIQPLLELLLLPLVAALADRFGSLTVMTGGAAMGLAGNLAYAIGGSVGILFLGQALTAGLWACVGTLGVSIAQHLYPEGVGTASGVFLSAIPVGSAIGGAIGGLGVAAIGLPHVFFVPAALTTFATLAFAVLSTRLEHRG